In the Symphalangus syndactylus isolate Jambi chromosome Y, NHGRI_mSymSyn1-v2.1_pri, whole genome shotgun sequence genome, one interval contains:
- the LOC129476760 gene encoding heat shock transcription factor, Y-linked isoform X1: MAHVSSETQDVSPKDELTGSEASARSPVCEHTFPGDSDLRSMIEENAFQVLSQGSLLKRPRYTVCVSEPDKDDDFLSLNFPRKLWKIVESDQFKSISWDENGTGIVINEELFKKEILEKKSPYRIFRTATIKSFLRQLNLYGFSKIQQNFQRSAFLATFLAEEKESSVLSKLKFYYNPNFKRGYPQLLVRVKRRIGVKNTSPMSTLFNEDFNKKHFGVGANMENHNSALAAEATEESLFSASKTLNMPRESSVRQIIANSSVPMRSGFPPPSPSTSVGLSEQIATDRHGILNQLTTIHMHSHSTYSTYMQARGHIVNFITTTTSQYHIISPLQNGYFGLIVEPSAVPPRYPVVSVNQAPYRNMLPAGNPWLQMPTKADRSAAPRARPALQPSPLDKYHPNCNDLPLKEDQIMHDNGD, encoded by the exons atggcaCATGTTTCTTCAGAAACTCAAGATGTTTCTCCCAAAGATGAATTAACTGGTTCAGAAGCCTCCGCTAGGTCTCCAGTGTGTGAACACACCTTCCCTGGGGACTCAGACTTACGGTCAATGATTGAAGAAAATGCTTTTCAGGTTTTGTCACAAGGGTCCTTGTTAAAAAGGCCACGTTACACAGTTTGTGTCTCTGAACCAGATAAAGatgatgattttctttctctgaacttTCCCAggaaactttggaaaatagttgaaAGTGACCAATTCAAGTCTATTTCATGGGATGAGAATGGAACTGGCATAGTGATTAATGAAGAACTTTTCAAGaaagaaattttggaaaaaaagtctCCTTACAGAATATTTCGGACTGCTACTATCAAAAGTTTTCTTCGACAGCTCAACCTTTATGGATTTAGTAAAATTCAACAGAATTTTCAAAGATCTGCCTTTCTAGCCACATTTctggcagaagagaaagaatcctCTGTCTTAAGCAAG ttAAAGTTCTATTATAATCCAAATTTCAAGCGTGGCTATCCCCAGCTTTTAGTAAGAGTGAAGAGAAGAATTGGTGTTAAAAATACTTCACCTATGTCTACTTTATTCAATGAAGATTTCAACAAGAAGCATTTTGGAGTGGGGGCTAACATGGAGAATCATAATTCTGCCTTAGCTGCTGAAGCTACTGAAGAAAGTTTATTTTCAGCCTCTAAAACTTTAAATATGCCAAGAGAATCTTCTGTCAGACAGATAATTGCAAATTCATCTGTCCCAATGAGAAGTGGTTtccctcctccttcaccttcaacCTCAGTTGGACTGTCAGAACAAATTGCAACAGAtcgacatggtattttaaatcaaTTGACCACTATTCATATGCACTCTCATAGTACCTACAGCACCTACATGCAAGCAAGGGGCCACATTGTGAATTTTATTACAACCACAACTTCTCAATACCACATCATATCTCCCTTACAAAATGGTTATTTTGGGCTGATAGTGGAACCATCTGCTGTTCCCCCAAGATATCCTGTGGTATCAGTCAATCAGGCTCCATATCGTAATATGCTACCAGCAGGCAACCCGTGGTTGCAAATGCCTACGAAAGCTGATAGATCAGCTGCCCCTCGTGCCAGGCCAGCTCTTCAACCATCACCACTGGACAAATATCACCCTAACTGCAATGATCTGCCATTAAAGGAGGACCAGATTATGCATGACAATGGAGACTAA
- the LOC129476760 gene encoding heat shock transcription factor, Y-linked isoform X2, whose product MLFRKLWKIVESDQFKSISWDENGTGIVINEELFKKEILEKKSPYRIFRTATIKSFLRQLNLYGFSKIQQNFQRSAFLATFLAEEKESSVLSKLKFYYNPNFKRGYPQLLVRVKRRIGVKNTSPMSTLFNEDFNKKHFGVGANMENHNSALAAEATEESLFSASKTLNMPRESSVRQIIANSSVPMRSGFPPPSPSTSVGLSEQIATDRHGILNQLTTIHMHSHSTYSTYMQARGHIVNFITTTTSQYHIISPLQNGYFGLIVEPSAVPPRYPVVSVNQAPYRNMLPAGNPWLQMPTKADRSAAPRARPALQPSPLDKYHPNCNDLPLKEDQIMHDNGD is encoded by the exons ATGCTTTTCAG gaaactttggaaaatagttgaaAGTGACCAATTCAAGTCTATTTCATGGGATGAGAATGGAACTGGCATAGTGATTAATGAAGAACTTTTCAAGaaagaaattttggaaaaaaagtctCCTTACAGAATATTTCGGACTGCTACTATCAAAAGTTTTCTTCGACAGCTCAACCTTTATGGATTTAGTAAAATTCAACAGAATTTTCAAAGATCTGCCTTTCTAGCCACATTTctggcagaagagaaagaatcctCTGTCTTAAGCAAG ttAAAGTTCTATTATAATCCAAATTTCAAGCGTGGCTATCCCCAGCTTTTAGTAAGAGTGAAGAGAAGAATTGGTGTTAAAAATACTTCACCTATGTCTACTTTATTCAATGAAGATTTCAACAAGAAGCATTTTGGAGTGGGGGCTAACATGGAGAATCATAATTCTGCCTTAGCTGCTGAAGCTACTGAAGAAAGTTTATTTTCAGCCTCTAAAACTTTAAATATGCCAAGAGAATCTTCTGTCAGACAGATAATTGCAAATTCATCTGTCCCAATGAGAAGTGGTTtccctcctccttcaccttcaacCTCAGTTGGACTGTCAGAACAAATTGCAACAGAtcgacatggtattttaaatcaaTTGACCACTATTCATATGCACTCTCATAGTACCTACAGCACCTACATGCAAGCAAGGGGCCACATTGTGAATTTTATTACAACCACAACTTCTCAATACCACATCATATCTCCCTTACAAAATGGTTATTTTGGGCTGATAGTGGAACCATCTGCTGTTCCCCCAAGATATCCTGTGGTATCAGTCAATCAGGCTCCATATCGTAATATGCTACCAGCAGGCAACCCGTGGTTGCAAATGCCTACGAAAGCTGATAGATCAGCTGCCCCTCGTGCCAGGCCAGCTCTTCAACCATCACCACTGGACAAATATCACCCTAACTGCAATGATCTGCCATTAAAGGAGGACCAGATTATGCATGACAATGGAGACTAA
- the LOC129476760 gene encoding heat shock transcription factor, Y-linked isoform X3 has product MAHVSSETQDVSPKDELTGSEASARSPVCEHTFPGDSDLRSMIEENAFQVLSQGSLLKRPRYTVCVSEPDKDDDFLSLNFPRKLWKIVESDQFKSISWDENGTGIVINEELFKKEILEKKSPYRIFRTATIKSFLRQLNLYGFSKIQQNFQRSAFLATFLAEEKESSVLSKTDNCKFICPNEKWFPSSFTFNLSWTVRTNCNRSTWYFKSIDHYSYALS; this is encoded by the exons atggcaCATGTTTCTTCAGAAACTCAAGATGTTTCTCCCAAAGATGAATTAACTGGTTCAGAAGCCTCCGCTAGGTCTCCAGTGTGTGAACACACCTTCCCTGGGGACTCAGACTTACGGTCAATGATTGAAGAAAATGCTTTTCAGGTTTTGTCACAAGGGTCCTTGTTAAAAAGGCCACGTTACACAGTTTGTGTCTCTGAACCAGATAAAGatgatgattttctttctctgaacttTCCCAggaaactttggaaaatagttgaaAGTGACCAATTCAAGTCTATTTCATGGGATGAGAATGGAACTGGCATAGTGATTAATGAAGAACTTTTCAAGaaagaaattttggaaaaaaagtctCCTTACAGAATATTTCGGACTGCTACTATCAAAAGTTTTCTTCGACAGCTCAACCTTTATGGATTTAGTAAAATTCAACAGAATTTTCAAAGATCTGCCTTTCTAGCCACATTTctggcagaagagaaagaatcctCTGTCTTAAGCAAG ACAGATAATTGCAAATTCATCTGTCCCAATGAGAAGTGGTTtccctcctccttcaccttcaacCTCAGTTGGACTGTCAGAACAAATTGCAACAGAtcgacatggtattttaaatcaaTTGACCACTATTCATATGCACTCTCATAG